AAAAGATAAAATTAGATATTCCAAAAGAAGACAGGTTCGGGGATCTCTCTATAAATGTTGCTTTTCTCCTTGCAAAACCCTTAAAGAAAAAACCGATTGAGATAGCAGAACAGATAAAAAGTATCCTTGAAAGTTTTCCGTATTTTTCAAAGGTGGAGGTTGCAGGAGGAGGATTTATAAACCTTTTCTTATCAAAAGAATACTACAGAGATGTCCTGAAGCAGATACTTAAAGAAAAAGATAGATACGGAGCTTCTCCAGAAAAAAACAAAGGAAGGATAAATGTTGAGTTTGTCAGTGCAAACCCAACAGGTCCACTCCATCTTGGACACGGCAGAGGTGCTGTCGTAGGGAATGTCCAGTCAAACCTGTATGAGTATATAGGTTACAAGGTTGAAAGGGAGTTTTACATAAATGATGCAGGAAGACAGATAAAAAAACTGGGGGAATCTGTTTACGCAAGGTTCAGACAGATAGATCAGCCGGATTACCCTTTTCCTGAAGACGGCTACCACGGGGATTACATAAAAGAGATAGCACAGCACCTTTACAAATACGAAAGAGAAAAGATACTGTCATTTGTTGATGAAAAACAGGCTGTAGATTTCTGCTCAGAATTTGCAAAAGAGATGCTCCTTGAAAAGATAAAGGAAGATCTGAAAGATTTTGGCGTTGAGTTTGATATATGGTTCAGCGAAAAAAAACTTTACACCACAGGAAAGGTTGAAGAAGCTATCCAGTTTTTGAAGGAAAAAGGAATGATATACGAAAAAGAAGGTGCTGTATGGGTAAAAACAACCCTTTACGGAGATGACAAAGACAGGGTAATAATAAAATCTGACGGCTCTTACACATATTTTGCAGGAGACATCGCATACCACTACGACAAGTTCAAAAGAGGGTATGATTTTATCGTTAATGTGTGGGGGGCTGATCATCACGGATATTTCCCAAGACTGAAAGCAGCTGTAATGGCTTTTGGGGTTCCGGAAAACTGGATAAGGGTAATGTTTATCCAGCTTGTTAAGCTGTTCCGTAAGGGACAGGAAGTCAAAATGTCAAAAAGGTCAGGTAGTTTTGTAACACTAAAAGAGCTGATTGAGGAAGTTGGGAAAGATGCTGTTATATACTTTTTCCTCACAAAAGACAGCAACACCCACCTGAATTTTGATATTGATCTTGCCCTGAAAAAAAGTTCAGAAAATCCTGTTTATTATGTTCAGTATGCCCACGCAAGAATATGCAGTGTTTTCAGGGAAGCAAAGGAAAGGTTTAGTTTTGATCCTGAACAGGATTTTGAGGCAGACATTAGCCTGTTGAAAGAGGATCAGGAGAGAGTTCTTATGAAGCATCTTGCAGTGATCCCTGATCTTATCAGAGAAGCGGGGGAAAAACAACAACCCCACAAACTGACCCAGATTACCTATGATCTTGCTTCTGATTTTCATTACTACTACAACCATTTCAAGTTTTTAATTAAAGATGACGAAAATCTAATGAGGGCAAGATTATACTTACTAAAAGGAATAAGAGAAGCCCTTAGAACGCTTTTTAAACTTATGGGAATAACGCCGGTGGAGAGGATGTAAGATGGATCAGGATTTAAAAGACACCATAAAAAAACTTGAGGAGGCAAAAAGCAAACAGGAAAAAATAGAAAGGATAATAATTCTTCTGTCTGGTCTTCTTATAATAGTTATTTTTTCAATAATAGGTATAAATATTTATTCCAACAAAGAAGAAACTGTTTCAGAACCTGAAATAAACATAGTAGCTAAAAACGAGGCTGATAAAGAAATCCCAAAAAAATCAGAAATTCAGTTAGAACAAAAACAGACATATAAACAACCTGAAAAAATTTCTCAAAAAGTAGAGAAACAAAACACTCCTCCCCCTAAACAAGAAATAAAAAAACAGATAGAAACTAATACAAAACTCACCACAAACAAAACGGAAAAAAAGGAAGAAAAACCTGTTAAAACAGCTAAAGAGGAGAAAAAAAAGGCTGTCCCTTCATTTAAATCAGGATACTACATACAGGCTGGTGCCTTCACAACAAGGAAAAAAGCAGAAAGACTGCTAAAGACACTTAATCTTAAAAATGCCAGAATTAGAAAAGAAGGACAGCTTTATAAGGTTCTTATAGGGGAGTTTAAAAACAGAAAAGAGGCTTACAGCTTTATGAAAAAAATAGGGATTAAAGGGTTTATAAGAAAAATTTGAAATGGGGAGAACTTCCCCATTAATTAAGCTTCTCTGGTGCGTCTTCCTTTAGTTCACCTTTACCATTTTCAGAAGGTTCAGACGCTCTTTTTATAATATCGTTAAGCATGTTGGCAAGAAATTCTCCCCTGTGGAGAAGGGTATGGTTCTGAAATACAGTATCCCTTCCCTGTTTTGCGATAGCTTCCCTTTCCGAAGGGGCATCTTCAAGATAATAGGCGATCTTTCCCTCTATCTCAACAGTATCTATAGGGTGGTAGGTGATAAGATCCCTTCCCTCAATAAGAAAGGATTTTGATGATAGCCTTTCTTCTACCATAGTCAATGTGTTTGATCCTACAGAGGCAAAAACGGTATATGCAAGACCTGTGGGGATAAACGGAGGCTGAGAAAGTAGTGATATCTTTGTTTTGGAAAGGAAACTTATTATATCCTCATTGGCTATTATTTTAGGATATACAACAACATTATCCTTCGTTTCACCTTCAACAGGACCCAGAACATTTATCTCAAAATCCTCTATAGAATCTATTATGTTCCATCTCCTTAGGTGCATAGCATAAAGGGTTATTTCTGTTAAATACTGCATAAACTCATCTTCCTTTTCCTGTTGGAACTTTATCATAGCCTGTTGAAAATCCTGATTATACTGGGATAAAAGGTAACCGGAAGCAAACCTTACAGGCATGTCAGGATTTCTGTAAAGCATTCTTCCAAGCTCAACAGCAAAACCAAAAAGATTTTGATCAAACCTTTCTTTCCAAGAATTCTCAATGTTGTCAGGATCAGCAACAGGTCCCACAAAGGCAATGTCAAACTCCTTCTCCACATTGGGAGGAGGAAAATCAGAAGGGTTTATTCCAGGTGCAAGAAATGCAACATTTTTTCCCATCGAACCAAGCCACTGTCCATGTTCTATATCAATAGTCAGGTATAAAAGCTGGTTTGACTGGAGAGCAGATTTTAGCTTTGTAAAATGTATCATCGGATCGTCTAAAAACCATGTCACATGAATATTTCCGATTATGTCAGCAAGGATTTTTTGTTGTCCGTCTTTCTCGGCAAAAATTAAACCGTCAAGATTGAAATCAAAAGTAAACAGAGGTTTATACTCTATAATCTGGTTTACAACCTCCTGAATGTTGTCCTGAGTAGGCTCAAAAATTCTGGTCTCAAAATTTCTCGCAGAAAGGGACTTAGAAAGTCCTGAGATGATAGTATCGGTAATACCCCTTGGATCCGGTGTTTTAATAAAAGCTACTTTCGGTTTCATATCTCCTCCATTCTGTTTTGATATAATGAATTGAAATTTATTTTACTATAAACATGGAGATATTATGGTTTCAGAGGGTGGGAAAAGTAAGCTTGCTATTTTCGGACTTGGTTTTTTCGGTATTAAACTCCTTGAAAAGCTTTCAAAGAAGTGGGAAATAATTGGAATAGACATATCAGAAGACAACATAAAAAAGATCACAGAAAAATTTTCAGATAGGGAAAATATAGAGCTTATATCAGGAGATGCATCAAGCATACTAACGTGGAAAAAGATAAAGCTTCAAAACATCAGATATATAGTCTCAACAATAAAAGATACCGATGTTTCCCTTGAGATATGCAGAATAGCAAGGGAGGTTTTTAACCTTGACTCGTCAATTATGGTTATGCTGTTTGATGAAAGCAGGGAGGAGGAGTTTGAAAAATACGATATCTCAATAATAAAACCGGCAGAAATAATAACCAACGCGGTAGTATCAAAAATAGAAAAAAATTACACAATAGCTACAAATATAGGATTAGGTAAAGGAGAAATAATAGAGGTAAACATTCTTTCAAAATCCCATCTTGTTGATAGGAAACTAAAGTATCTTAAACCTTCAAAATGGAAAATAGCTGCAATATACAGAAATGGGGAACTTATTATCCCTTCCGGTGAAGAAAAAATAAAAGTGGGAGACAGGGTAATAATCATCGGTGATCCTGTGGTTTTAGAAAACCTTGTTAATATTCTGCTAAAAGGAATACCCCAGTTTCCCCTCCAGTTTGGTTCAGACTTTGGTGCGATCTACCACAAAAAATATAAGAAAAGTTTTGAGGAAGCCTCATACTTTAAGAGAAATACTAAGGCACACAAACTATTAATATACCCTTTCAGAGGTTACGACATAAGAAAAGATTTTGAATACATAAAGAAAACGGTAGATAATTTTGAGATCAAAACAGCTGTCAATGATTTTTTTGAGTTTTTAAAAAATAAAGACAGCATAGGGGTTCATGTGATACCTTTCATAAAAAAACCCTTTTTTAGCTGGTTTTTTCTCAAGAAAGTGTTCAAAACAGCAAAGAAACCTTTTCTCCTCAGCAGAGGAACATTCCCATACAAAGGTATTGTTATATCATTAAACAGTTCTGATCCAGCTTTTACCCTTGAGATAGGTATTGAGATATCAAGGCTGATGAAAATTCCTTTTGAGGCTATTTTTGGGGTTATGCCCTCAGAACTAAGAGGAATTGAGGAGGAAGAAGCCCTGAAAGAAAGAAACAGCATAATCTCAGATTTTGAACATATTTACAAAACAGGAATAAGATACTCAGTTTTAGAGGGAAACCCTGTAAAGGAAACTTTAAAATACCTGAAGGAAAAAGAGGATCACCTTCTTTTACTATCTTTTAACAAAAATGAAGAAATATCAATATTCAACCCAAATGTGCCCTTTTACATAGCAAAAGAGAGTAAACTTTCCACACTGTGTATTCCTTTAGAGGAAAGCTATGAGTAAAGAAGAAGCAATACTTCTGCTTGTTGTGTCCCTTGGGGCTTTTGTAATTCCATTCATAAGCAAAAGGCTGATGCTCCCTTCAGCTGTAGGAGAGATCATATTTGGACTGATTATAGGAATTTTTTTTAAGGAAGCCACAGAAAGTTTGACGGTTATTCATTTTCTCGGAAGTTTAGGCTTCTTGATACTTATGTATCTTGCAGGTTTAGAGATAAATTTTGAGAGAATAAAGATAACCCCCAAGAAAGAGCTGTTTATCTACACACTCTCTTTGATTATTATTATACTCTCATCATTTTTTATCGTGATTTATTTTGATCAGCCGAAAATTAATATTCTTATATATCTGACAATCGCCATAGGTCTTCTGTATCCTGTGTTGAAAGACAGCAATCTCTTGTCAACTGAGTTTGCCCAGTCAACACTGATAATAGCAAGTCTTGGGGAAGTAATAAGTCTTATATTTATCTCCGGATTTTTTATGTATTTTAAGTACGGCTTTTCAGAAAAAACATTTATTCATCTGTTTGAGATATACATTTTCTTCTTCACAGCTTACGTTATCTTGAAAGCCTTTCAGCTTTATTCCTGGTGGAACCCAAAAAAGGTGTTCAAGTTTATTAAAGCTGAAGACCCTACAGAAACAGACGTAAGGGCAAATTTTGCCAACATGTTTGTATTTGCTGCTCTGGCAAGTCTTTTAGGTCTTGAATACATAATAGGGGCATTTTTTGGGGGAATGCTTTTTGCAATGATCTTTAAAAAAAGGGAGGAAATTCAGGAAAAAATAAGCAGTTTTGGTTATGGGTTCCTTATTCCTGTTTTTTTTATAGAAGTTGGTCTAAGATTTGACATTTTTGAATTTTTAAAAAAGGAGATCATATTAGGTGCAGTTTTGATCTCTGTAACTATCCTGATTATAAGGGTGTTCGGTGCTGTTCCCCTTCTTTTTTCCGGATTTTCATTAAGGGAGGTTTTTGCTTTCCCATTCGCACTATCTATGCCCCTTACCCTTCTTGTTGCTATTTCAACCCTTGGACTGGAAACAGGTGTTATAAAAGAGGATTATGCCTCAATGATAATATTATCTGCATTGATAAGCGGTGTACTTTACCCGTGGTTGTTTAAATTAATTATGAGGATA
This portion of the Persephonella sp. genome encodes:
- the argS gene encoding arginine--tRNA ligase codes for the protein MKEEIKAQIIKQLEKDIPEISQIKQKIKLDIPKEDRFGDLSINVAFLLAKPLKKKPIEIAEQIKSILESFPYFSKVEVAGGGFINLFLSKEYYRDVLKQILKEKDRYGASPEKNKGRINVEFVSANPTGPLHLGHGRGAVVGNVQSNLYEYIGYKVEREFYINDAGRQIKKLGESVYARFRQIDQPDYPFPEDGYHGDYIKEIAQHLYKYEREKILSFVDEKQAVDFCSEFAKEMLLEKIKEDLKDFGVEFDIWFSEKKLYTTGKVEEAIQFLKEKGMIYEKEGAVWVKTTLYGDDKDRVIIKSDGSYTYFAGDIAYHYDKFKRGYDFIVNVWGADHHGYFPRLKAAVMAFGVPENWIRVMFIQLVKLFRKGQEVKMSKRSGSFVTLKELIEEVGKDAVIYFFLTKDSNTHLNFDIDLALKKSSENPVYYVQYAHARICSVFREAKERFSFDPEQDFEADISLLKEDQERVLMKHLAVIPDLIREAGEKQQPHKLTQITYDLASDFHYYYNHFKFLIKDDENLMRARLYLLKGIREALRTLFKLMGITPVERM
- a CDS encoding SPOR domain-containing protein; the protein is MDQDLKDTIKKLEEAKSKQEKIERIIILLSGLLIIVIFSIIGINIYSNKEETVSEPEINIVAKNEADKEIPKKSEIQLEQKQTYKQPEKISQKVEKQNTPPPKQEIKKQIETNTKLTTNKTEKKEEKPVKTAKEEKKKAVPSFKSGYYIQAGAFTTRKKAERLLKTLNLKNARIRKEGQLYKVLIGEFKNRKEAYSFMKKIGIKGFIRKI
- a CDS encoding glycosyltransferase; amino-acid sequence: MKPKVAFIKTPDPRGITDTIISGLSKSLSARNFETRIFEPTQDNIQEVVNQIIEYKPLFTFDFNLDGLIFAEKDGQQKILADIIGNIHVTWFLDDPMIHFTKLKSALQSNQLLYLTIDIEHGQWLGSMGKNVAFLAPGINPSDFPPPNVEKEFDIAFVGPVADPDNIENSWKERFDQNLFGFAVELGRMLYRNPDMPVRFASGYLLSQYNQDFQQAMIKFQQEKEDEFMQYLTEITLYAMHLRRWNIIDSIEDFEINVLGPVEGETKDNVVVYPKIIANEDIISFLSKTKISLLSQPPFIPTGLAYTVFASVGSNTLTMVEERLSSKSFLIEGRDLITYHPIDTVEIEGKIAYYLEDAPSEREAIAKQGRDTVFQNHTLLHRGEFLANMLNDIIKRASEPSENGKGELKEDAPEKLN
- a CDS encoding NAD-binding protein, giving the protein MVSEGGKSKLAIFGLGFFGIKLLEKLSKKWEIIGIDISEDNIKKITEKFSDRENIELISGDASSILTWKKIKLQNIRYIVSTIKDTDVSLEICRIAREVFNLDSSIMVMLFDESREEEFEKYDISIIKPAEIITNAVVSKIEKNYTIATNIGLGKGEIIEVNILSKSHLVDRKLKYLKPSKWKIAAIYRNGELIIPSGEEKIKVGDRVIIIGDPVVLENLVNILLKGIPQFPLQFGSDFGAIYHKKYKKSFEEASYFKRNTKAHKLLIYPFRGYDIRKDFEYIKKTVDNFEIKTAVNDFFEFLKNKDSIGVHVIPFIKKPFFSWFFLKKVFKTAKKPFLLSRGTFPYKGIVISLNSSDPAFTLEIGIEISRLMKIPFEAIFGVMPSELRGIEEEEALKERNSIISDFEHIYKTGIRYSVLEGNPVKETLKYLKEKEDHLLLLSFNKNEEISIFNPNVPFYIAKESKLSTLCIPLEESYE
- a CDS encoding cation:proton antiporter → MSKEEAILLLVVSLGAFVIPFISKRLMLPSAVGEIIFGLIIGIFFKEATESLTVIHFLGSLGFLILMYLAGLEINFERIKITPKKELFIYTLSLIIIILSSFFIVIYFDQPKINILIYLTIAIGLLYPVLKDSNLLSTEFAQSTLIIASLGEVISLIFISGFFMYFKYGFSEKTFIHLFEIYIFFFTAYVILKAFQLYSWWNPKKVFKFIKAEDPTETDVRANFANMFVFAALASLLGLEYIIGAFFGGMLFAMIFKKREEIQEKISSFGYGFLIPVFFIEVGLRFDIFEFLKKEIILGAVLISVTILIIRVFGAVPLLFSGFSLREVFAFPFALSMPLTLLVAISTLGLETGVIKEDYASMIILSALISGVLYPWLFKLIMRI